GGTTTACAGTCATTCCGTTTTCGCGGAGAATCAGCTCTGTTAGGTCGAGCGGGAAACCGAATGTATCATATAAGGTGAAGGCATCTTTGCCGCTGATCTCTATTTTTCCGGCAGCCTTGGTATCTTCCATTGTCTTGTCCAACAGACGGATTCCGGTTTCCAGTGTGCGGAGGAATGCTTCTTCTTCTTCTTTGATAACTTTCTCGATCAGGGTTTTCTGTGCTATCAATTCAGGATAAGCGTCTCCCATGTTATCAATCAATACCGGAAGCAACTTGTACATGAATGCTTGTTTTTGTCCGAGGAAAGTATATCCGTAACGAACAGCACGGCGGAGGATACGGCGAATTACATAACCCGCTTTTGCGTTAGAGGGCAATTGGCCGTCTGTGATAGAGAAAGCGATGGTGCGGATATGGTCGGCAATCACGCGCATAGCGATATCCTGCTGTTTGTCTTTTCCGTATTCTGTGCCTGACATGACAGCAATCGCTTTCAGCATCGGTTGGAATACGTCCGTATCATAGTTGGACGTTTTGCCTTGCAGTGCCATACAGAGACGCTCAAATCCCATACCGGTGTCAATTACTTTTGCCGGAAGCGGTTCGAGGCTACTGTCTGCTTTGCGGTTATATTGCATAAATACAAGGTTCCAGATTTCAATTACCTGCGGGTGATCGTGGTTGACTAGATCACGACCGGAGATTTTTGCACGTTCTTCAGCAGGACGGAGGTCGATATGAATTTCGGAACAGGGTCCGCAAGGTCCTGTATCACCCATTTCCCAGAAGTTATCGTGTTTGTTGCCATTGATGATATGATCTTTCGGTAGGAATTGCTCCCAGTAAGAAGCGGCTTCGTCGTCACGGCTCAGTCCTTCTTCGGGGCTTCCTTCAAATACAGTGGCATAGAGATGTTCCGGATTCAGTTTCAGTACTTCTACCAGGTATTCCCATGCCCAGTTGATTGCTTCTTTTTTGAAGTAATCACCGAAGGACCAGTTGCCGAGCATTTCAAACATGGTGTGGTGGTACGTATCGTGTCCGACTTCTTCCAGGTCATTGTGCTTTCCGCTTACGCGCAGACATTTCTGAGAGTCCGCGACTCTTTGGTATTTCGCCGGGTGGTTACCCAAAATAATATCTTTAAACTGGTTCATACCCGCGTTGGTAAACATCAGGGTAGGGTCGTCTTTTATCACCATGGGAGCCGACGGAACGATGTGGTGTCCTTTCGACTCAAAGAAATTCTTGAATGAATCTCTGATTTCTTTTGCAGTCAACATATCTTCTATATATCTATCGTTGAGGTTAATATTCTCAAAAAACTGTGCAAAGATAGCTTGTTTTTATTACTTTTGCCGTATTAACAAGCGAAATATTTCCAAAAAGATGCGCAAAGTATACTATATCTATAATCCACAGACCCAGACTTATGACCGAATTTATCCTACTGTACGGCAGCGTGCGCTCAGTATCCTGCGCAGACTCTTTTACGGTATGGGGCTGGGAGCAGGCTGTTTCATCGTGTTGCTCTTTATCTTCGGTTCACCGTCAGAAAAGGAATTGCGAATAGAAAACAGTCGTTTACAGGCGCAATATAATGTACTTTCCCGCCGTTTGGATGACGCCATGGGGGTACTTCAGGATATTCAGCAGCGTGATGATAACTTGTACCGCGTGATTCTGCAAGCTGACCCGGTTTCTCCGGCTATTCGTCAGGCAGGATACGGAGGTACGAACCGTTATGAAGAACTTATGGACTTGGCCAATGCCAAGCTTGTCGTAAATACCACTCAAAAGTTGGATGTATTGTCCAAACGACTGTATATTCAATCCAAATCTTTTGATGATGTGGTGGATATGTGCAAGAACCATGACGAGATGTTGAAATGTATTCCGGCCATTCAGCCTATTTCCAATAAAGACCTTCGTCAGACCGCTTCCGGTTACGGAACGCGTATCGATCCGATTTATGGAACGACGAAGTTTCATTCCGGTATGGACTTTTCGGCTCATCCGGGGACAGATGTATATGCTACCGGAGATGGAACTGTCGTGAAAGTGGGATGGGAAACCGGATACGGTAATACGATTGAGATAGATCATGGCTTTGGATATATGACGCGCTATGCTCACTTGCAAGGTTTCAATACGAAAGTGGGTAAGAGGGTTGTACGTGGTGAAGTTATCGGAAAGGTGGGGAGTACGGGAAAGAGTACCGGACCGCATCTTCATTATGAAGTGCACGTGAAAGGTCAGGTGGTGAATCCTGTAAACTATTATTTCATGGATCTGAGTGCAGAAGATTATGAGAAGATGATACAGTTAGCTGCCAACCATGGTAAGGTGTTCGATTAAATTTTAAAGAAACAAAAGAATGCTATGCTCAATACGGATAAGGAATTAAAGCTGTATTATTCAATAGGTGAAGTGGCCGATATGTTTGGTGTCAATCAGTCTTTGCTCCGTTTCTGGGAAAAGGAGTTTCCACAGATCTCTCCCAAAACAACGGGAAGAGGGATACGCCAGTATCGCAAAGAAGATGTGGAGACGATCGGACTAATTTATCATTTGGTTAAGGAAAAAGGAATGACCCTTCCGGGTGCCAGACAGCGGTTGAAAGATAATAAAGAAGCTACTGTCCGCAATTATGAGATTGTGAACAGACTCAAAGCGATAAAGGATGAGTTGCTGGCAATCAAACGGGAACTCGACGGGCGGGAGTAAATTTTCTCGCCCCTACTTGCAAACATTTTAATTCGATGACTATTCTTCTACGCGGTTTACCTGCTTGATATTCTGAATCTTCTTCAGGTTGTTACAGATTGTCTTTACGTCTTCCACATCATGTACCCACAATTGTATCTTTCCTTCGAAGATGCCATCGTTGGTTTCGATTGTCAATTTGCGGATGTTGACATTCAGTTGTCGGGAGATAACTTGGGTTACTTCATTTAAAAGCCCCATACTGTCTATTCCTTTTATATATATATAGACGAGGAAGGAGAGTTCTTTGTGGGTATCCCATTCGGTAGCCAGAATACGGTTACCATAACTGCTTTTCAGCTTGGCTGCAACCGGACATTGGCGTTTGTGGATAATAATCCGGTCGTTCTCATCGACATATCCCAAAACATCATCACCCGGAATGGGATGACAACATTCTGCCATGATATACTTCTTTTGAAGGCTTTCTTCCGTCAGTTTGAGTATTTGTTTCGGGTTAATTTTTTCTTTCTCTTGAGGTTGCTCTTTTTCTTCCGGCTTTTCTTTATTGGTATTGCCGAAAGAGAAAGTGAGGTATTTCTTCCAGTTGCTGGTTTGTTTTTCTTTCAGTTCGTTCTTGTCCACTTCTCCCAAAATGATAACCTTGCTGCCGATAGCTGCCAGCAGTTCCTCTTCGTTTTTGGCATTATGCAATTTACGCAATTTTTCAATCACGGAATCTTCCGGACGGATTTCCTCTTTTTTGAGAAATTCGCTAAGGATTTCTTCACCAAGCTTTTGGTTTACTTTGCGTTCTTTGCGCAGAATAGCGGCTATTTTGGCACGGGCACGGGCGGTTGTTGCAAACACCTCCCATTGCGGCTGTACACGTTGCGATTTAGATGTCAGAATCTCCACCTGGTCGCCACTTTGTAACTTGTGACTTAGTGGTACGAGTTTATGATTGACTTTGGCGCCGATACAATGGCTGCCGATATCAGTGTGCAGTGAGAAAGCAAAGTCCAGTGCTGTTGAATTTTGCGGCATCGTCTTTAACTCCCCTTTCGGTGTAAACACAAATATTTCGGAAGCAAAGAGGTTCAGTTTTATTGTATCCAGAAAGTCGATAGCGTCCGGTTGCGGATCATCCAGTATTTCCTTGATCGTTTTCAGCCATTTCTCTAATTCGCCTTCGTCCTCACTGCCGCCTCCCTCTTTATATTTCCAGTGAGCTGCGAAGCCTTGTTCGGCAACGTCGTTCATTCGTTCGCTGCGAATCTGAACTTCAATCCATTGCCCGTTGTTCCCCATCAGGGTAACGTGCAACGCCTGATAACCATTTGCCTTCGGATGACTTACCCAGTCACGGAGGCGGTCAGGATGAGGCTTGTATATTTTGGAGATAGAGACGTAGATATCGAAACAGTCGTTGAGTTCCTCCTCTATGTTGCGAGGCTCAAAAATAATACGGACGGCCAGTAAGTCGTAGATTTCTTCGAAAGGAACGTGCTTGGTCTGCATCTTGTTCCAGATTGAGTAGATTGATTTTACGCGGGCGAGAATCCGGTATTTCAATCCCATTTTATCGAGTTGTGTACGGATAGGAGCTGTGAAATCGTTGAATACCTTGTCGCGTTCGGCTGCTGTCGCATTCAACTTTTCTTCTATCTCGGCATATTCTTCGGGATGTTCGTATTTGAAACTTAGATTTTCGAGTTCGGTCTTTATTTTATAAAGCCCCAGACGGTTGGCAAGGGGAGCGTAGATATAAAGAGTTTCGCCGGCTATCTTGTATTGCTTGTTGGGCAACATGGAACCAAGGGTACGCATATTGTGCAGGCGGTCGGCTATTTTGATAAGGATCACCCGGATATCGTTCGACATGGTAAGCAATAACTTTTTGAAATTTTCTGCTTGTGCCGAGGCACGGTCGCCAAAGATACCTCCGGATATTTTAGTAAGTCCATCTACAATTTGGGCAATCTTTGGACCAAAGATGTTTTCGATATCTTCTACCGTATAATCGGTGTCTTCCACTACATCATGCAGTAACGCTGCACAAATAGAAGTCGATCCGAGACCGATTTCGTTGCATACGATACTCGCCACAGCAATCGGGTGCATAATATAGGGTTCGCCCGAACGGCGTTTGATTCCTTTGTGCGCCTGATTGGCAAAGTTGAAAGCCTTCGTAATGATTTCAACACGTTTGCGATGTTTTGTAGCGAGATAATCATTCAGCAGTTCGTGGAACGCCTGATTGATCATCTCTTCATCAGCTATTTCTTTGGGGGTCAGATTATCCATAATTGTTATCCTTTCACTTGCTTACTTTTGCAAAAATAAGCAAATTTCCGAACGGTGCAAGCGGGATACCGTTTATTTGTATATTTTCAATCGTTTTCCTGCTGCAATCTTGGTGTTTGACATTCCGTTCCACCGCTGTATATCCTTAACACTGACACCATATTTTCCGGCAATAGTCGACAGAGTGTCTCCACTTTTTATTGTGTAGTAAGACAGTTTTCCTTTTCCAGCAACGGCTGTTGTAGCTTTGCGGGTACTAGGTGTATTCTCTTTTACGGCAACAGTTTTTCGGTTACGGAACAATTCATTCGAGCGATGTGCATAGATTGTATCTTGTTTGTCGATGAAATTGCTGATTGCTTCGATCGGCAACCGCAGGGTATAAGGCTTGCTGTCACCCGGGATAACTTGTTTCTTGTACTGTGGATTCAAACTCTTTATTTGATCCAATGGCACATTACAAAGATCGGCAATCTGTTCGAAATGCAGGTTCTTGTTCACTTGCACAGTGTCTGTGCTTGCCGGAATATTAGTTTCCATTGGACAAATATTGTGGTCGCAGTAATAGGTCATCACATAGTTGGCTGCAATAAAGGCAGGTACATAACCACGTGTTTCTTTGGGTAATAAATTGTAGATTTTCCAGTAATCCGTTTCACCGTTGGCGCGACGGATTGCTTTGTTGATTGTGCCGGGACCACAGTTGTAGGCGGCAATTACAAGGTTCCAGTCGCCGTAAATGGCGTACATCTCTTTCAGATAACGTGCGGCAGCCCATGTTGCTTTGATCGGGTCACGGCGTTCATCTACCAAACTGTTGGACTCCAGACCGTAGATTTTACCTGTGCCGATCATGAATTGCCACAAGCCTGATGCGCCGGCACGTGATACGGCGGAAGGGTTCAAAGCTGATTCAATGATAGGAAGATATTTAAGTTCCAATGGAAGTCCGTATGCATCCAATGCTTCTTCGAAAATCGGCATATAGAAGTTGCAGGCGCTCAGCATAAAAGAAACTTGATTACGTAGGCGTCCTGCATACATATCTATGAATTTGCGTACAATGTCGTTGTATGGCATTTCCATAATAGCCGGGATGCGTGAGAGGCGGTCCATGTAAACAGAATCACTGAATAAAGGATTTACTTCAGCCGTGCTGCAATCTTTGCCCAGATCAATGTAATTTTTGGCTTTCCAATCGTTCAGCAAACTGTCGAGCGGATAAGTCATACTCATAGGCAGGTCGATGCTTTCCTTACGTTCTGTACCATTTTCACGAATCACCACATCTACACTTTGGGCTTTTACTTGGGATGTTGCCAATAGTAAAAGAAGAATAATCGAACAATAGTTAACTAATTTCTTCATGCTTCAATAATAAGATCAATCTAAATTGTGTTTTTAAAATCGTAATACGCATTGCAAGCCGACCGATTTGCTTTTCAAACTATTTGAACGGAACTGGTTGTTATTGTCGATAACTGCCGGTTCCACTTTCATACTTAGGTCGGGGGTTATATCGAAGTTGGACAACTCGGCATCTACATAAGCGTCAATGATAGAGATGAGGTAAACTCCGATAAATGCAAATATACTAAGGTCCCGGTAACGCCGGAACATATCCTTTCTTCGTTTTAACGTACTTTTTAATTGTTCCTCGTTGTAAGAGGAATTAGGGGGCAGCAGATCTTCATAACTTTTAGTGTTTGGATTGCTGTCCATAATGTCCAAATAGGCTTGCGAATAGTCTTTATACATCTTGCCATTCCAACTCAAGGCATACGCACAACCGGCAAATCCTCCATATATAATAGGCAGTTTCCAGTATTTGCGGTTGTAAATCTGTCCTCCACCCGGGAATACGACGGCAAGCCAGGTAGCTTTGGTCGGATTAGGTACGAATATCTTTTTATTAATGTCTTGGGATGGAGGCGGAACCGTATCGGTATTCACGACAATGGCTGCCGGCTGTTCTATCTTCTTCAGTTCTTTTTTGTTGGCTGCATCAAGGCTGTCGGCTACTTGTATTTTAGCTGCCGATAAACTGTCAATAGACTGAAGATGCTTAGGAGGTAACACTATGCTGTCTTTTCGCAATGAATCTTGCTCTTGCATAGGGTCACGATGTCTTCGTGCACGGGCTTTTGGCGGTTCTCGGTGCGTAATGGTAGTATCTTTCTGAACTGGAGTTACAGGGGCTTGTGCATACACATCAATCCCTGCCATCTGTAAAAAACAGAGAAGCAGGGTGCTGATTAGTAACTGATATTTCTTGTTTTTTCTTGTCATTTATTTCTTTAGCGTATCGAAGATTTCCATGATACGTTCCAATTCCTCCTCATTACTGAAAGGAATACTAATTTTCCCTTTCCCCTTTTCGGAGCAAGTGAGTTGTACCTTGGTGCTGAAAAAGCCTGAAAGTTGTTGCTTCAGTAAGTTAAATTCTTCCGGAAGTTTGGCACGTTTCGGAGTTATTTTCCGCGTACCGCTTTTCACAGCTTCACCTTCACTTAATGATTTTACAATCTCTTCGACTTTGCGGACTGAATATCCGTGTTCTTGTATTTCTTCGAATATTTTTACTTGTAGTTTAGGGTCGCCTAATGAAATCAACGCACGGGCATGTCCCATGTCTAACTGCTTGTTTTGTAGCGCCATTTGGATAGGAGCGGGTAGCTTGAGCAGACGCAAGTAATTGGCGATAGTCGTCCGGTTCTTGCCGATACGCTCGCTAAGGCGTTCTTGGGTCAGTTCATATTGGTCTAGCAGATGTTGATAAGCCAATGCGATTTCTACAGCATTCAGGTCTTCACGCTGGATATTCTCGATCAGCGCCATTTCCATCATGTTTTCGTCGTCGGCTGTGCGGATGTAAGCAGGGATTGTTTTTAATCCGGCTCTCTGTGAAGCACGGTAGCGGCGTTCACCTGCGATAATTTGGTATTCATTGTCCGATACCTTACGTAAAGTGATCGGTTGGATGATACCTATTTCCGCTATTGAATCAGCCAGTTCCTGCAAGGCCGTTTCGTCAAACTCACGGCGAGGCTGGTTAGGGTTGACTGAAATCTTAGCTAACTCTATTTCGTTAATGGAAGAAGAACCTTCGGTTTTCACATCATCCATTGAGAGCAAGGCGTCAAGTCCGCGTCCTAATGCATTTCTTCTTTGTGTTGCCATATCTTCTTCGTTACTTATTTATTACGGTTAATAATCTCTTTAGCAAGAGCCAGGTGGTTCTTGGCACCGGTGGAATCCGCATCATAAAGAATAGTCGGGACACCGTAGCTGGGAGCCTCGCTCAGTTTCACATTTCGTTGAATTACGGTGTTGAACACCAGTTCCTGGAAGTGGCGTTTTACTTCATCGTAGATTTGGTTTGCCTGGCGCAGGCGTGAATCGTACATCGTCAGCAGGAAACCTTCGATTTCCAATGCCGGATTCAATTTCGACTTGATAATCTTGATTGTGTTCAGCAGTTTGCTGATCCCTTCGAGAGCAAAATATTCGGCCTGCACGGGGATAATCACAGAATCGGCTGCCGTCAGGGCATTGATTGTAATAAGTCCTAATGAAGGAGAACAGTCTATCAGGATATAGTCATATTCTTTCTTCAAAGGAGTAAGTACTTCTTTCAGTATCTTTTCGCGGTTTGGGAGGTTCAGCATTTCAATCTCTGCTCCTACAAGATTGATGTGCGAAGAGATTACTTTTAAAGAATCAATTTCGGTGTCATGGATAGCGTCCTGTACGTTGGCTCTGTCAATGATACATTCATAGATAGTACATTCCGACTGCTTGATGTCCACTCCCAGACCGGAGGAGGCATTAGCTTGCGGGTCGGCGTCTACTACGAGTACCTTTTTTTCGAGTGTAGCAAGCGAAGCTGCGAGATTGATCGTAGTCGTTGTTTTTCCTACACCACCTTTTTGATTAGCCAAAGCAATAATTTTTCCCATATTCTCTAAATTTATTGGCAGCGAAATAAGTGATAAATCCTTAGAGCGCCTACGAAAAAAGAGAAACTTTGCAATTTCTGTTGATAAGTCACCTGTTTTGTTAATAACTGTCGGACGAAACAGATACCAAACTTCGACAGGTTCATCATCTACCTTTCTCTTTATGAGCTTGCAAATATACATATTTATATTGGATATTTATTTCTTTTTTTGCTCGCTTGCAGAAGATTAAGATTTGTAAACGGGTAGAAACAGGGAAGGAAGATACTTTTTCATCTGGAGGAAAGAGGGTTTGGAGGTACGGCTTCTTTTTGTTACTTTTGTGCGAATATTAAAAAGGAAAGGATTGAATATATGGAAAATAAGAAGCCGTTGATACTCGTTTCCAATGACGATGGGGTTATGGCCAAGGGTATTAATGAATTAGTGAGATTTCTTCGTCCTCTTGGGGACATTGTGGTCATGGCTCCTGACTCTCCGCGTTCCGGTAGCGGATGTGCGCTGACGGTGACGCAGCCTGTTCATTATCAACTGGTCAAGAAAGAAGTCGGATTAACAGTCTATAAGTGTACGGGAACGCCTACCGACTGCATCAAGCTGGCGCGCAATACCGTTCTCGACCGAGAACCGGATCTTGTGGTCGGAGGCATTAATCATGGAGATAATTCGGCAACTAATATGCATTATTCCGGTACTATGGGAGTGGTGGTTGAAGGTTGTCTGAATGGTATTCCTTCTATTGGCTTTTCGCTTTGTAACCATGACCATGATGCGGATTTTGAAGCTACGGGACTCTATGTACGCAAGATATCTGCTATGATATTGGAGAAAGGACTTCCTCCTTTAACTTGTTTGAATGTGAACTTCCCGAATACTGCCGATATCAAAGGAATAAGGATTTGTGAACAGGCAAAGGGACGTTGGACCGGGGAATGGACTCCTTGTCCCCGTTTGAATGATACAAATTATTTTTGGTTAACCGGTGAATTTACCGATCATGAACCGGAAAATGAGAAAAACGATCATTGGGCGTTGGTTAACGGCTATGTAGCTATCACCCCGACTACTGTTGACGTGACGGCTTATGGTTTTATGGACGAGCTTAATAAATGGTTCAATTAAGAACCTTCAACTATCATGAAGTATTATCTGATTGTTGGTGAGGCTTCCGGTGACTTGCACGCTTCCCACTTGATGAGTGCCTTGAAAACGGCAGATCCGCAAGCCGATTTTCGCTTTTTCGGGGGCGACCTAATGGCTGCTGTTGGCGGCAAAATGGTGAAGCATTATAAAGAGCTGGCATATATGGGATTTATTCCTGTATTGCTTCATTTGCGCACTATCTTTGCAAATATGAAACGTTGCAAAGAAGACATTGTTGCTTGGAATCCGGATGTCGTAATTTTGGTGGATTATCCGGGGTTCAACCTTGATATTGCCAAATTTGTTCATGCAAAGACACAAATACCGGTCTACTATTATATATCTCCTAAGATATGGGCATGGAAGGAGTATCGCATCAAGAATATCAAACGTGATGTAGACGAATTGTTCTCTATACTTCCTTTTGAAGTTGAGTTTTTTGAAGGGAAGCATCAGTATCCCATTCACTATGTAGGAAACCCTACCGTGGACGAAGTGGCTGCTTATCAGGAAACGAACCCGAAAGACTTTGCTGCGTTTATTGCAGCAAACCAGTTGGAGAATAAACCGGTTATTGCTTTGCTGGCAGGTAGTCGGAAGCAAGAAATCAAGGATAATTTGCCTGATATGCTGAAAGCTGCTTCTGCTTTCCCGGATTATCAACTGGTATTAGCCGGTGCGCCCGGCATTACCCCGGAATATTATGAAAAGTATGTGGGGCAGGCGAACGTAAAAATTATATTCGGACAGACATACCGCATTTTACAGCATGCAGATGCGGCTTTGGTGACATCGGGAACGGCTACTCTCGAAACAGCTTTGTTTCGTGTTCCTCAGGTGGTTTGCTATCATACTCCGATTGGAAAAGTTATTTCGTTCCTACGACGTCACATTCTGACTGTGAAATATATTTCATTGGTTAATCTGATTGCCGACTGTGAGGTTGTTAAAGAGTTGGTTGCTGATACCATGACGGTAAAGAATATGCAGTGTGAACTGGCTAATCTTCTTGAAAATGAAGTGTATAAGAAGGAAATGCTTACTGGATATGATTATGTGGCGGAACGGTTGGGACCTGCCGGTGCTCCCTGTCATGCAGCTCATGGAATAGTGAAGCTGTTGAAAAAATAACTTTCTTTTTCTGAATAAACGTAAAGCCGATGCAGTAATTGCACGGCTTTTTTATTTATTAAGCAGAAGATTAAAAAAGAAAGGAACAGATATGAAAAAATTTAAGTGGCTTTTAGGTATGTTAGTACTGGCACTAATGCCAATGTTGCAATCATGTGATGATGATGATGGATATTCTATCGG
The nucleotide sequence above comes from Bacteroides caccae. Encoded proteins:
- a CDS encoding M23 family metallopeptidase, encoding MRKVYYIYNPQTQTYDRIYPTVRQRALSILRRLFYGMGLGAGCFIVLLFIFGSPSEKELRIENSRLQAQYNVLSRRLDDAMGVLQDIQQRDDNLYRVILQADPVSPAIRQAGYGGTNRYEELMDLANAKLVVNTTQKLDVLSKRLYIQSKSFDDVVDMCKNHDEMLKCIPAIQPISNKDLRQTASGYGTRIDPIYGTTKFHSGMDFSAHPGTDVYATGDGTVVKVGWETGYGNTIEIDHGFGYMTRYAHLQGFNTKVGKRVVRGEVIGKVGSTGKSTGPHLHYEVHVKGQVVNPVNYYFMDLSAEDYEKMIQLAANHGKVFD
- a CDS encoding MerR family transcriptional regulator; protein product: MLNTDKELKLYYSIGEVADMFGVNQSLLRFWEKEFPQISPKTTGRGIRQYRKEDVETIGLIYHLVKEKGMTLPGARQRLKDNKEATVRNYEIVNRLKAIKDELLAIKRELDGRE
- a CDS encoding RelA/SpoT family protein — its product is MDNLTPKEIADEEMINQAFHELLNDYLATKHRKRVEIITKAFNFANQAHKGIKRRSGEPYIMHPIAVASIVCNEIGLGSTSICAALLHDVVEDTDYTVEDIENIFGPKIAQIVDGLTKISGGIFGDRASAQAENFKKLLLTMSNDIRVILIKIADRLHNMRTLGSMLPNKQYKIAGETLYIYAPLANRLGLYKIKTELENLSFKYEHPEEYAEIEEKLNATAAERDKVFNDFTAPIRTQLDKMGLKYRILARVKSIYSIWNKMQTKHVPFEEIYDLLAVRIIFEPRNIEEELNDCFDIYVSISKIYKPHPDRLRDWVSHPKANGYQALHVTLMGNNGQWIEVQIRSERMNDVAEQGFAAHWKYKEGGGSEDEGELEKWLKTIKEILDDPQPDAIDFLDTIKLNLFASEIFVFTPKGELKTMPQNSTALDFAFSLHTDIGSHCIGAKVNHKLVPLSHKLQSGDQVEILTSKSQRVQPQWEVFATTARARAKIAAILRKERKVNQKLGEEILSEFLKKEEIRPEDSVIEKLRKLHNAKNEEELLAAIGSKVIILGEVDKNELKEKQTSNWKKYLTFSFGNTNKEKPEEKEQPQEKEKINPKQILKLTEESLQKKYIMAECCHPIPGDDVLGYVDENDRIIIHKRQCPVAAKLKSSYGNRILATEWDTHKELSFLVYIYIKGIDSMGLLNEVTQVISRQLNVNIRKLTIETNDGIFEGKIQLWVHDVEDVKTICNNLKKIQNIKQVNRVEE
- a CDS encoding lytic transglycosylase domain-containing protein, producing the protein MKKLVNYCSIILLLLLATSQVKAQSVDVVIRENGTERKESIDLPMSMTYPLDSLLNDWKAKNYIDLGKDCSTAEVNPLFSDSVYMDRLSRIPAIMEMPYNDIVRKFIDMYAGRLRNQVSFMLSACNFYMPIFEEALDAYGLPLELKYLPIIESALNPSAVSRAGASGLWQFMIGTGKIYGLESNSLVDERRDPIKATWAAARYLKEMYAIYGDWNLVIAAYNCGPGTINKAIRRANGETDYWKIYNLLPKETRGYVPAFIAANYVMTYYCDHNICPMETNIPASTDTVQVNKNLHFEQIADLCNVPLDQIKSLNPQYKKQVIPGDSKPYTLRLPIEAISNFIDKQDTIYAHRSNELFRNRKTVAVKENTPSTRKATTAVAGKGKLSYYTIKSGDTLSTIAGKYGVSVKDIQRWNGMSNTKIAAGKRLKIYK
- a CDS encoding DUF5683 domain-containing protein — its product is MTRKNKKYQLLISTLLLCFLQMAGIDVYAQAPVTPVQKDTTITHREPPKARARRHRDPMQEQDSLRKDSIVLPPKHLQSIDSLSAAKIQVADSLDAANKKELKKIEQPAAIVVNTDTVPPPSQDINKKIFVPNPTKATWLAVVFPGGGQIYNRKYWKLPIIYGGFAGCAYALSWNGKMYKDYSQAYLDIMDSNPNTKSYEDLLPPNSSYNEEQLKSTLKRRKDMFRRYRDLSIFAFIGVYLISIIDAYVDAELSNFDITPDLSMKVEPAVIDNNNQFRSNSLKSKSVGLQCVLRF
- a CDS encoding ParB/RepB/Spo0J family partition protein — encoded protein: MATQRRNALGRGLDALLSMDDVKTEGSSSINEIELAKISVNPNQPRREFDETALQELADSIAEIGIIQPITLRKVSDNEYQIIAGERRYRASQRAGLKTIPAYIRTADDENMMEMALIENIQREDLNAVEIALAYQHLLDQYELTQERLSERIGKNRTTIANYLRLLKLPAPIQMALQNKQLDMGHARALISLGDPKLQVKIFEEIQEHGYSVRKVEEIVKSLSEGEAVKSGTRKITPKRAKLPEEFNLLKQQLSGFFSTKVQLTCSEKGKGKISIPFSNEEELERIMEIFDTLKK
- a CDS encoding ParA family protein, with product MGKIIALANQKGGVGKTTTTINLAASLATLEKKVLVVDADPQANASSGLGVDIKQSECTIYECIIDRANVQDAIHDTEIDSLKVISSHINLVGAEIEMLNLPNREKILKEVLTPLKKEYDYILIDCSPSLGLITINALTAADSVIIPVQAEYFALEGISKLLNTIKIIKSKLNPALEIEGFLLTMYDSRLRQANQIYDEVKRHFQELVFNTVIQRNVKLSEAPSYGVPTILYDADSTGAKNHLALAKEIINRNK
- the surE gene encoding 5'/3'-nucleotidase SurE, with translation MENKKPLILVSNDDGVMAKGINELVRFLRPLGDIVVMAPDSPRSGSGCALTVTQPVHYQLVKKEVGLTVYKCTGTPTDCIKLARNTVLDREPDLVVGGINHGDNSATNMHYSGTMGVVVEGCLNGIPSIGFSLCNHDHDADFEATGLYVRKISAMILEKGLPPLTCLNVNFPNTADIKGIRICEQAKGRWTGEWTPCPRLNDTNYFWLTGEFTDHEPENEKNDHWALVNGYVAITPTTVDVTAYGFMDELNKWFN
- the lpxB gene encoding lipid-A-disaccharide synthase codes for the protein MKYYLIVGEASGDLHASHLMSALKTADPQADFRFFGGDLMAAVGGKMVKHYKELAYMGFIPVLLHLRTIFANMKRCKEDIVAWNPDVVILVDYPGFNLDIAKFVHAKTQIPVYYYISPKIWAWKEYRIKNIKRDVDELFSILPFEVEFFEGKHQYPIHYVGNPTVDEVAAYQETNPKDFAAFIAANQLENKPVIALLAGSRKQEIKDNLPDMLKAASAFPDYQLVLAGAPGITPEYYEKYVGQANVKIIFGQTYRILQHADAALVTSGTATLETALFRVPQVVCYHTPIGKVISFLRRHILTVKYISLVNLIADCEVVKELVADTMTVKNMQCELANLLENEVYKKEMLTGYDYVAERLGPAGAPCHAAHGIVKLLKK